Proteins encoded together in one Sylvia atricapilla isolate bSylAtr1 chromosome 2, bSylAtr1.pri, whole genome shotgun sequence window:
- the ICOSLG gene encoding ICOS ligand has protein sequence MEPRRYEFLLLLLPILKAVIALEEKNIISKLGDNATLSCIYNKKNLQLKNLRVYWQIADDSYQEKCSVVHALISGQDDNINQCIHFKNRTQLFWDRLKDGDFSLLLLNVSQSDGHTYKCVVMEKTEFSEVIHQAKVVLSLAASYSQPILSGPIRNSDSTGEEVTFNCRSGNGYPKPNVYWINKVNNSRLSPSETEIIAHDDGTFSVFSTLKVKATSNMQIECSIENEMLQENLSANYTQQKKSSDSATESDENLGKKGRGAQAAGIIAVVFVIGVLTALICWLWKRKSSKLVSYRDVQPREDQGGLNSPA, from the exons ATGGAGCCGCGGCG GTATGAATTTCTGTTACTGCTCCTTCCTATCCTGAAAGCCG TTATTGCACTGGAGGAGAAGAACATCATCAGTAAACTTGGAGACAATGCCACACTAAGTTgcatttataacaaaaaaaacttgcaattaaaaaatcTACGGGTATATTGGCAAATAGCTGATGATTCCTATCAAGAAAAGTGTTCAGTTGTACATGCACTGATCTCTGGCCAAGATGATAACATAAATCAGTGTATTCACTTTAAAAACAGGACTCAGTTATTCTGGGATAGGTTGAAAGATGGtgatttttctctgctattGCTAAATGTCAGCCAGAGTGATGGACATACATACAAATGTGTAGTAAtggagaaaactgaattttccgAAGTGATTCACCAGGCAAAAGTGGTTCTCAGTTTAGCAG CCAGTTACAGCCAGCCAATACTCAGTGGACCAATAAGAAACAGTGACAGCACTGGAGAGGAGGTGACCTTCAACTGCAGGTCTGGCAATGGGTACCCAAAGCCCAACGTTTACTGGATTAATAAAGTGAACAACAGTCGCCTGTCTCCATCAGAAACAGAGATCATAGCCCATGACGATGGcactttcagtgttttcagcacACTGAAGGTGAAAGCCACTTCTAACATGCAAATAGAGTGCTCCATAGAAAATGAGATGCTGCAGGAAAATCTGTCAGCCAACT acacacagcagaagaaaagcagtgatTCTGCGACAGAAAGTGATGAAAACCTAGGAAAAAAAGGACGAGGTGCTCAAGCAGCTGGCATCATTGCCGTTGTCTTTGTGATAGGTGTTCTAACTGCTTTAATCTGCTGGCTGTGGAAAAGGAAGTCCTCTAAGCTTGTGTCCTATAGAG ATGTCCAACCCAGAGAAGACCAAGGAGGACTCAACt cACCTGCCTAA